The Brachyspira aalborgi genome has a segment encoding these proteins:
- the trmB gene encoding tRNA (guanosine(46)-N7)-methyltransferase TrmB, with amino-acid sequence MRSLNLNQNILEEYILDDFNITDNNIIINELEKRLFGYKNIDLEIGSGNGKFIVELAINNKDKYFLGIEYSFKAAKKTVEKAYKRNIKNLTIIFGEANSVIEKYFNNKYSFENIYLNFPDPWPKKRHSHRRIFNKEFLNKIYSILKDNGIFYSATDDDNYALKIMNPIYKESEIFKNILEKEYEEKIENYGITLYEEKMRAMGHNIYFFAHKKNNI; translated from the coding sequence ATAAGAAGTTTAAATCTTAATCAAAATATTTTAGAAGAATATATACTTGACGACTTTAATATAACAGACAATAATATTATAATAAACGAACTTGAAAAAAGATTATTCGGTTATAAAAATATTGATTTGGAAATTGGAAGCGGAAACGGAAAATTTATCGTAGAACTTGCGATTAATAATAAAGACAAATATTTTTTAGGAATAGAATATTCTTTTAAGGCGGCTAAAAAAACGGTAGAGAAAGCTTATAAAAGAAATATAAAAAATCTTACTATAATATTCGGCGAGGCAAATTCTGTTATAGAAAAATATTTTAATAACAAATATAGTTTCGAGAATATTTATTTAAATTTTCCCGACCCTTGGCCCAAAAAAAGACATTCGCATAGAAGAATATTTAATAAAGAATTTTTAAATAAAATTTATTCTATACTTAAAGATAACGGAATATTTTATTCTGCAACAGACGATGACAATTACGCTTTAAAAATAATGAATCCAATATATAAAGAATCCGAAATATTTAAAAACATTTTGGAAAAAGAATACGAGGAAAAAATTGAAAATTACGGAATAACTTTATACGAGGAGAAAATGCGAGCTATGGGACATAATATTTATTTTTTTGCTCATAAGAAAAATAATATATAA
- a CDS encoding DNA-formamidopyrimidine glycosylase family protein, which yields MKELPDLIKLINSIKGEVCYSYINKIVAVDKSYKEMENIKGQKIIDILRHGGYIQFQFSQDAMLIDLGSEGSFVLTENVNYKNSIIKLETDIGNLFIVDDGENKNDFTKIIPIWKDFTTMPQVGYDPLTKQFNYNLFCQLLSENQTTVEKLITNPLIISGIGENYGAMILKKSSINKKTKTSEINKAKARVIFDAIKQVLREASGNTEEEESDGLDD from the coding sequence ATGAAAGAGTTACCAGATTTAATTAAATTAATCAATTCAATAAAAGGCGAAGTCTGTTATTCTTATATTAATAAAATAGTCGCCGTTGATAAAAGTTATAAAGAGATGGAAAATATTAAAGGACAAAAAATAATCGACATATTGAGGCATGGCGGATATATACAATTTCAATTTTCTCAAGATGCAATGCTTATTGATTTAGGTTCTGAAGGTTCTTTTGTTCTAACGGAAAATGTAAATTATAAAAATAGCATAATAAAATTGGAAACCGATATAGGAAATTTATTTATTGTTGATGATGGAGAAAATAAAAACGATTTTACAAAAATTATTCCTATATGGAAAGATTTTACAACGATGCCTCAAGTCGGATACGACCCGTTAACAAAACAGTTTAATTATAATTTATTCTGTCAATTACTTTCTGAAAATCAAACTACTGTGGAGAAATTAATAACAAATCCTCTTATAATAAGCGGAATTGGAGAAAATTACGGCGCTATGATATTAAAAAAATCTTCGATTAATAAAAAAACCAAAACTTCCGAAATAAATAAAGCTAAAGCGAGAGTAATATTTGACGCTATAAAGCAAG